One Candidatus Rokuibacteriota bacterium genomic region harbors:
- a CDS encoding DUF4242 domain-containing protein — protein MPLYLDVHNKIDGLTTDGVAEAHRKDLEVQQKHGVNYLRYWFDEGTGKVFCLVEAPSKEAAEAVHRESHGLIADEIIEVKEGS, from the coding sequence ATGCCGCTTTATCTGGACGTGCATAACAAGATCGATGGTTTGACCACCGACGGCGTCGCGGAGGCCCACCGGAAGGACCTGGAGGTTCAGCAAAAGCACGGCGTCAACTACTTGAGGTATTGGTTCGACGAGGGAACGGGCAAGGTCTTCTGCCTCGTCGAGGCTCCGAGCAAGGAGGCCGCCGAAGCTGTGCACCGGGAGTCGCACGGTCTCATAGCGGACGAAATTATCGAGGTGAAGGAAGGGAGCTAG
- a CDS encoding acyl-CoA dehydrogenase family protein encodes MTPTGNGAALSDEIIAHCGDRAAAYDRENRFFTEDFEELRAAGYLKIAIPKELGGHGMSLADVCREQRRLAYRAPATALATNMHLYWTGVAADMRKMGDASLEWVLREAAAGEVFAAGHGEAGNDLPLFLSTAKAERADGGYKFWGHKTFSSLTPVWTRLGLHAMNAADPGGPKIVHAFLPREAKGYTIKETWDTLGMRATRSDDTLLDGAFIPDKYVSRVVPAGTADLFVLAIFGWAEPTFGSIYLGLAERARDIAAAGVKKRTSLALTRSMAYHPEVQRCFSDMQLALESAGAQVDRVAEDWSTGVDHGAQWPMKLVAAKHNAVEAAKKVVDLAMAVSGGGGMFKSNELERLYRDARCGGFHPANTLLVHEIVGKTVLGIELGEQPRWG; translated from the coding sequence ATGACACCTACGGGAAACGGCGCCGCTCTCTCCGATGAGATCATCGCCCACTGCGGCGACCGCGCCGCGGCCTACGACCGGGAAAACCGGTTCTTCACCGAGGACTTCGAGGAGCTCCGCGCGGCCGGCTATCTCAAGATCGCCATCCCGAAGGAGCTCGGCGGGCACGGCATGTCGCTCGCGGACGTGTGCCGCGAGCAGCGGCGGCTCGCCTACCGCGCGCCCGCTACCGCGCTGGCCACGAACATGCACCTCTACTGGACCGGCGTGGCCGCCGACATGCGGAAGATGGGCGACGCCTCCCTCGAATGGGTACTGCGCGAAGCCGCGGCCGGCGAAGTCTTCGCGGCCGGCCACGGCGAAGCCGGCAACGACCTTCCGCTCTTCCTGTCGACGGCCAAGGCCGAGCGTGCCGACGGCGGGTACAAATTCTGGGGGCACAAGACCTTCAGTAGCCTCACGCCGGTCTGGACGCGCTTGGGCCTGCACGCCATGAATGCCGCCGATCCCGGCGGACCGAAGATCGTTCACGCCTTCCTGCCGCGCGAGGCCAAGGGCTACACCATCAAGGAGACCTGGGACACCCTCGGCATGCGGGCCACCCGCAGCGACGATACGCTGCTCGACGGCGCCTTCATCCCCGACAAGTACGTCTCCCGAGTGGTCCCGGCCGGCACCGCGGATCTCTTCGTCCTCGCCATCTTCGGCTGGGCCGAGCCGACCTTCGGCAGCATCTACCTCGGCCTTGCCGAGCGCGCGCGTGACATCGCCGCCGCCGGCGTCAAGAAGCGGACCTCTCTTGCGCTGACGCGTTCGATGGCCTATCACCCGGAGGTCCAGCGCTGCTTCTCCGACATGCAGCTGGCGCTGGAGTCGGCCGGAGCGCAGGTCGACCGCGTCGCCGAAGATTGGTCCACCGGCGTCGATCACGGCGCCCAGTGGCCGATGAAGCTCGTGGCGGCCAAGCACAACGCCGTCGAGGCCGCGAAGAAAGTCGTCGACCTCGCCATGGCTGTCTCCGGCGGGGGAGGCATGTTCAAGTCCAATGAGCTGGAACGGCTCTATCGGGACGCGCGCTGTGGCGGCTTCCACCCGGCGAACACGCTGCTCGTCCACGAGATCGTCGGCAAGACCGTCCTCGGCATCGAACTGGGCGAGCAGCCGCGCTGGGGATAG
- a CDS encoding 3-oxoacyl-[acyl-carrier-protein] synthase III C-terminal domain-containing protein — MIGILSVGGHVPRYRLSGKALGAVWGGAGAGGERAVANYDEDSLTMSCEAVLNALNGRDIKSIGACFLASTSAPYAEKSSAAILATVADLSPEVLTADLGGSLRCGTTALRLALDTVKAGSAAQALVAAGDVRPVAPGTAEEAQLGDGAGAVLVGSGDVIASFEGAYTASHDFTDVWRLQGDRYLTVLPDMTFVRAYGLDKHIAEAVEGVLKATGRKREDIAKVVLYAPDARTHAAVLKQLKLPESAIPKESVIGRAGNTGSASCLLGLAAALEESKPGDQVLVVSYGSGAEALLFQCTEALAKVVIHRPVSAQLAGGVPLPHYGKFLNFRRHVETEVIRAFASVPTAVREEKQNLRLYGQKCGDCGAVSYPRRHLCWQCSSKKLADYKISRRGKVFTFTKDHLVPNPDPPTVMVSADLEGGGRFYGQLTDCDPATVGFEMPVELCFRRIHEGEGFISYFWKFRPA; from the coding sequence ATGATCGGCATCCTGTCCGTAGGCGGGCACGTTCCGAGGTATCGCCTCTCGGGCAAGGCGCTCGGCGCCGTGTGGGGCGGCGCGGGAGCCGGCGGCGAGCGCGCCGTCGCCAACTACGACGAGGACAGCCTGACGATGTCCTGCGAGGCCGTGCTCAACGCGCTGAACGGGCGGGATATCAAGAGCATCGGCGCCTGCTTCCTCGCCTCGACCTCCGCGCCCTATGCCGAGAAGTCGAGCGCCGCCATCCTGGCCACGGTGGCGGATCTGTCTCCCGAGGTCCTGACGGCCGACCTCGGCGGCTCGCTCCGCTGCGGCACGACGGCGTTGAGACTCGCGCTCGACACGGTCAAGGCGGGCTCGGCCGCGCAGGCGCTGGTGGCCGCGGGCGACGTGCGCCCCGTGGCGCCGGGCACCGCGGAGGAGGCCCAGCTGGGTGACGGCGCGGGAGCGGTCCTGGTCGGCAGCGGGGATGTCATCGCGAGCTTCGAGGGCGCCTACACCGCGAGCCACGACTTCACCGATGTGTGGCGGCTGCAGGGCGACCGCTACCTGACAGTGCTGCCGGACATGACCTTCGTTAGGGCCTACGGCCTCGACAAGCACATCGCCGAAGCGGTGGAGGGCGTGCTGAAGGCGACCGGGCGCAAGCGCGAGGACATCGCCAAGGTCGTCCTGTACGCTCCCGACGCGCGCACCCACGCGGCCGTCCTCAAGCAGCTCAAGCTGCCGGAATCGGCCATACCGAAGGAGTCCGTCATCGGGCGCGCCGGCAACACGGGCTCGGCCTCGTGTCTCCTCGGCCTGGCGGCGGCGCTGGAGGAATCGAAGCCGGGCGACCAGGTCCTCGTCGTCTCCTACGGCAGCGGCGCCGAGGCGCTCCTCTTCCAGTGCACCGAGGCGCTCGCCAAGGTTGTCATCCACCGGCCGGTCTCGGCCCAGCTCGCCGGCGGCGTGCCGCTCCCGCACTACGGCAAGTTCCTCAACTTCCGCCGCCACGTCGAGACGGAGGTCATTCGCGCTTTCGCCAGCGTGCCCACGGCGGTGCGCGAGGAGAAGCAGAACCTGCGGCTCTACGGCCAGAAGTGCGGGGACTGCGGCGCCGTCTCCTACCCGCGCCGGCATCTCTGCTGGCAGTGCTCCTCGAAGAAGCTTGCCGACTACAAGATTTCTCGGCGCGGGAAGGTCTTCACGTTTACCAAGGACCACCTCGTGCCCAACCCCGACCCGCCGACCGTGATGGTCTCGGCGGACCTCGAGGGCGGCGGCCGCTTCTACGGCCAGCTGACCGACTGCGATCCCGCGACGGTCGGCTTCGAGATGCCCGTGGAGCTCTGCTTCCGCCGGATCCACGAGGGCGAGGGCTTCATCAGCTACTTCTGGAAGTTCCGGCCCGCGTGA
- a CDS encoding CoA-transferase: MDSAYQEIIRRRLELPLHEGPDKTATLEEGVRRHVEAGDTLYFAAAHGRANAAVREIARQWWGKTPGFTLAAVGIGSPWTALIHGKLVRRAITTFMGEGYPFPTPQALISRAVLEGRLEVQNWSMLTFPLRLLAGAMGVPFLPTKSLLGSSMEEDNTRAGDFLAVDDPFGGPGRVGYVRALVPDVALVHGWVADRAGNVIIGTPMNENLYGAMAARRGAVVTVERIVPTEFIRRHAHLVRLPAQYVRAVVETPQGCHPGGMYGMGLPELEGYAEDLDWILECRRAFRKPETADAWIKEWILDVPTHEAYLAKVGYAKIMETKGRADTDAWVPELEALSSALPPVGAPATAPEWMVVAAARMLQEKVRAHGYKTFLAGVGNSNLAAWLAGYELKQSGVDVEIMAETGMVGYLPRPAEPFVFSFRNFPTCKMLTDILHVMGIFMGGRHNACLGSLAAGQIDKYGNINSTIIPGKTYVTGSGGANDITSSAREVVVSLLQSPQRFVDKVPYITAPGRTVRTVVSDLGVYEKEHEDGALRLTGVFGNRPEAQAVEAARAACGWDLAVAPGLRRFEPPTAEELALIRLFDPRRYFLG, translated from the coding sequence GTGGACTCGGCCTACCAGGAGATCATCAGGCGGCGCCTCGAGCTGCCGCTCCACGAGGGACCGGACAAGACCGCGACCCTCGAAGAAGGCGTGCGCCGCCACGTCGAGGCCGGCGACACGCTCTACTTTGCCGCCGCCCACGGCCGCGCGAATGCGGCCGTGCGCGAGATCGCGCGCCAGTGGTGGGGCAAGACGCCCGGCTTCACGCTCGCCGCCGTCGGCATCGGGTCTCCATGGACCGCGCTCATCCACGGGAAGCTCGTCCGCCGGGCCATCACGACCTTCATGGGCGAGGGCTACCCCTTCCCGACGCCGCAGGCGCTCATCTCCCGTGCCGTGCTCGAGGGCCGCCTCGAGGTGCAGAACTGGTCCATGCTGACCTTCCCCCTGCGCCTGCTGGCGGGCGCCATGGGCGTGCCCTTCCTGCCGACGAAGTCGCTGCTCGGCTCCTCCATGGAGGAGGACAATACGCGGGCGGGGGACTTCCTCGCGGTCGACGACCCCTTCGGCGGCCCCGGGCGCGTGGGCTACGTGCGCGCGCTCGTGCCGGACGTGGCGCTCGTTCATGGATGGGTGGCGGATCGCGCGGGCAACGTCATCATTGGGACGCCGATGAACGAGAACCTCTACGGCGCCATGGCCGCGCGCCGGGGGGCGGTGGTAACGGTGGAGCGCATCGTGCCGACCGAGTTCATCCGCCGCCACGCGCACCTCGTCAGGCTTCCCGCCCAGTACGTGCGGGCGGTTGTCGAAACGCCGCAGGGCTGCCACCCGGGCGGCATGTACGGCATGGGCCTGCCAGAGCTCGAGGGCTACGCTGAGGACCTCGACTGGATCCTCGAGTGCCGCCGCGCCTTCAGGAAGCCGGAGACGGCGGACGCGTGGATCAAGGAGTGGATCCTCGACGTCCCGACGCACGAGGCCTACCTCGCCAAGGTCGGCTACGCGAAGATCATGGAGACCAAGGGCAGGGCCGACACCGACGCGTGGGTGCCCGAGCTCGAAGCGCTCTCCTCCGCGCTGCCCCCGGTGGGCGCGCCCGCCACCGCGCCCGAGTGGATGGTGGTCGCGGCGGCGCGGATGCTTCAGGAGAAAGTGCGCGCGCACGGCTACAAGACCTTCCTCGCCGGTGTCGGCAACTCCAACCTTGCCGCGTGGCTCGCCGGCTATGAGCTCAAGCAGTCGGGCGTGGATGTCGAGATCATGGCCGAGACGGGCATGGTCGGCTACCTGCCGCGCCCTGCCGAGCCCTTCGTCTTCTCGTTCCGCAATTTTCCCACGTGCAAGATGCTGACGGACATCCTGCACGTCATGGGTATCTTCATGGGCGGGCGCCACAACGCGTGTCTCGGCTCGCTCGCCGCCGGCCAGATCGACAAGTACGGCAACATCAACTCGACCATCATCCCGGGGAAGACGTACGTCACCGGCTCGGGCGGAGCCAACGACATCACCTCCTCGGCGCGGGAGGTGGTCGTGTCCCTGCTGCAGTCGCCGCAGCGCTTCGTGGACAAGGTGCCGTACATCACGGCGCCCGGCAGGACCGTGCGCACCGTGGTGTCGGATCTCGGCGTCTACGAGAAGGAGCACGAGGACGGCGCGCTCAGGCTCACCGGCGTCTTCGGCAACCGGCCCGAGGCGCAGGCGGTCGAAGCGGCGCGCGCGGCCTGCGGCTGGGATCTCGCCGTCGCGCCCGGGCTCAGGCGCTTCGAGCCGCCGACCGCGGAGGAGCTCGCGCTGATCCGTCTCTTCGATCCGCGCCGCTACTTCCTGGGCTGA
- a CDS encoding (Fe-S)-binding protein, whose product MSPSHQWYGVIPGAVFFYALIVVAVALFARRAAFLVRLMLIGKPAARCDHVPARLGSVIVNVLGQARLLRGDFWPGLMHATIFWGFCILTLGTIEFFGKGVTEAFYLPLLSNTPAYLILQDAFSLGVIAAIAYAMFRRLVTKPRRLTMSTEALLILLLIFGLMVTDLAADAGRILLAPAPSDHWQFAGRALALVSAGLPHGAVQALFHVSWWLHAVLLLGFLVYLPYSKHLHIMAAPFNVFFGPQTPKGQFPTADLENAESFGVGAVTEFTWKDLFDLYNCTECGRCTSGCPANVSGKELDPKWLILNLRDHLLEGGQGLLAPGPLAPGPLAKAGNGSAETAHEVPMVGGVIKDNVLWACTTCRWCVDACPVFIEHVPKIVDMRRWLVLTESRFPAELQPTFRNLETNGNPWQMSWQTRADWAKDLGVKVMSDVSQAEYLYWVGCYGSFDERNKKVARAFVKLLQAAGVDFAILGNEEKCTGEPARRLGHEYLYQTLAQGNIEILKRYRFQTIVTACPHCFNTIRNEYPDFDGRFKVIHHSQLLDELVASGRLRVKRDRTERITYHDACNLGRYNDVYEEPRRVLASTSRGDLLEMSLNRKKGFCCGGGGGRAWMEENEGRRVSQVRVEQAMEVKPDILASACPFCLTMFEDAVKSKEVADKIKTRDIAEVLAESLE is encoded by the coding sequence ATGTCGCCCTCGCACCAGTGGTATGGGGTCATCCCCGGTGCGGTGTTTTTCTACGCGCTGATCGTGGTTGCCGTCGCCCTCTTCGCGCGCCGGGCGGCCTTCCTCGTCCGCCTCATGCTGATCGGAAAGCCGGCCGCCCGGTGCGACCACGTGCCCGCGCGCCTCGGCTCCGTCATCGTGAACGTCCTGGGCCAGGCGAGGCTCCTGCGCGGGGACTTCTGGCCCGGGCTCATGCATGCCACGATCTTCTGGGGCTTCTGCATCCTGACCCTCGGCACGATCGAGTTCTTCGGCAAAGGGGTGACGGAGGCGTTCTATCTCCCGCTCCTTTCGAACACGCCGGCCTACCTGATCCTTCAAGATGCCTTCAGCCTGGGGGTCATCGCGGCCATCGCGTATGCGATGTTCCGCCGGCTCGTGACCAAGCCGCGCCGCCTGACGATGTCCACCGAGGCGCTGCTGATCCTGCTCCTGATCTTCGGTCTCATGGTGACGGACCTGGCCGCCGACGCCGGCCGGATCCTCCTGGCCCCGGCCCCGAGCGACCACTGGCAGTTCGCCGGCCGGGCGTTGGCGCTCGTCTCGGCAGGGCTCCCCCACGGGGCGGTGCAGGCGCTCTTCCACGTGTCTTGGTGGCTCCATGCCGTGCTCCTCCTGGGCTTCCTGGTGTACCTGCCGTACTCGAAGCACCTGCACATCATGGCCGCCCCGTTCAACGTGTTCTTCGGGCCGCAGACCCCGAAGGGCCAGTTCCCGACCGCGGACCTGGAGAACGCCGAGAGCTTCGGAGTCGGCGCAGTGACGGAGTTCACCTGGAAGGACCTCTTCGACCTCTACAACTGCACGGAGTGCGGGCGGTGCACGTCCGGCTGTCCTGCCAACGTCAGCGGCAAGGAGCTGGACCCGAAGTGGCTCATCCTCAACCTTCGGGATCACCTCCTGGAAGGCGGCCAGGGGCTGCTCGCCCCAGGGCCGCTCGCCCCAGGACCGCTCGCCAAGGCCGGGAACGGAAGCGCCGAGACGGCCCATGAGGTGCCCATGGTGGGCGGGGTCATCAAGGACAACGTCCTCTGGGCCTGCACGACCTGCCGCTGGTGCGTGGACGCGTGCCCCGTGTTCATCGAGCACGTGCCGAAGATCGTGGATATGCGGCGCTGGCTCGTCTTGACGGAGTCGCGCTTCCCGGCGGAGCTGCAGCCCACGTTCCGCAACCTCGAGACCAACGGGAACCCGTGGCAGATGTCGTGGCAGACGCGGGCCGACTGGGCGAAGGACCTGGGTGTCAAGGTCATGAGCGACGTGAGCCAAGCCGAGTACCTCTACTGGGTCGGCTGCTACGGGTCTTTCGACGAGCGCAACAAGAAGGTCGCGCGGGCCTTCGTGAAGCTCCTCCAGGCCGCCGGAGTGGACTTCGCCATCCTCGGCAACGAGGAGAAGTGCACGGGCGAGCCGGCCCGTCGCCTGGGGCACGAGTACCTGTACCAGACGCTGGCCCAAGGGAACATCGAGATCCTGAAGCGCTACCGGTTCCAGACCATCGTCACGGCGTGCCCCCACTGCTTCAACACGATCCGGAACGAGTATCCGGACTTCGACGGCCGCTTCAAGGTGATCCACCACAGCCAGCTGCTGGACGAGCTGGTCGCCTCGGGACGGCTTCGCGTCAAGCGCGACCGTACCGAGCGGATCACCTATCACGACGCGTGCAACCTGGGCCGGTACAACGACGTGTACGAGGAGCCGCGGCGGGTGCTGGCCTCCACGAGCCGGGGCGACTTGCTCGAGATGAGCCTCAACCGGAAAAAGGGCTTCTGCTGCGGCGGCGGGGGCGGCCGCGCGTGGATGGAGGAGAACGAGGGCCGCCGCGTGAGCCAGGTGCGCGTGGAGCAGGCCATGGAGGTCAAGCCCGATATCCTGGCGTCGGCATGCCCCTTCTGCCTGACCATGTTCGAGGACGCGGTGAAGAGCAAGGAAGTCGCCGACAAGATCAAGACCAGGGACATCGCCGAGGTGCTTGCCGAGAGCCTCGAGTAG
- the meaB gene encoding methylmalonyl Co-A mutase-associated GTPase MeaB, whose protein sequence is MPPPEPAPQQKLVERMLAGDRLALARLITRVENRMPGVAEIMRSVQPRLGRAHVLGVTGPPGAGKSTLVDRLTARLRAEGASVGVIAVDPSSPFTGGAVLGDRIRMQAHTLDPDVFIRSMATRGSLGGLAAATGDVIKLMDAFGFPWILIETVGVGQTELDIIRQADTTVVTLVPESGDSIQAMKAGLMEVADIFVVNKADRDGAHALMAELSFSVHLHYSSSVSAKDIDWEIPVLAAQATNDVGVAELLTEVKRHRRALEEAGALQKRRQARRRAELRTLLVEEFAGRVMAAVERDPELIAVVDAVAGGTLDAYSGVERILARLLRQP, encoded by the coding sequence GTGCCTCCCCCCGAGCCCGCTCCTCAGCAGAAGCTCGTCGAGCGTATGTTGGCGGGCGACCGTCTCGCGCTGGCCCGCCTCATCACCCGCGTCGAGAACCGCATGCCCGGCGTGGCCGAGATCATGCGCTCCGTCCAGCCGCGCCTGGGCCGCGCGCACGTGCTGGGAGTCACCGGGCCTCCGGGCGCGGGCAAGTCCACGCTCGTTGACCGGCTCACGGCCAGGCTCCGCGCCGAAGGCGCCAGCGTCGGCGTCATCGCCGTCGACCCGTCGAGCCCCTTCACGGGCGGCGCCGTCCTCGGCGATCGCATTCGCATGCAGGCGCACACCCTCGATCCCGACGTCTTCATCCGCAGCATGGCCACCCGCGGCAGTCTCGGAGGCCTCGCCGCCGCGACGGGAGACGTCATCAAGCTCATGGACGCCTTCGGCTTTCCGTGGATCCTCATCGAGACGGTCGGCGTCGGGCAGACGGAGCTCGACATCATCAGACAGGCGGACACCACGGTCGTGACGCTCGTGCCCGAATCCGGCGACTCCATCCAAGCGATGAAGGCCGGGCTCATGGAGGTGGCGGATATCTTCGTGGTGAACAAGGCCGACCGCGACGGGGCGCATGCGCTCATGGCCGAGCTGAGCTTCTCGGTGCACCTCCATTACTCGAGCAGCGTGTCGGCCAAGGACATCGACTGGGAGATCCCCGTGCTGGCCGCCCAGGCGACCAACGACGTCGGCGTCGCCGAGCTGCTGACGGAGGTGAAGCGCCACCGCCGGGCCCTCGAGGAGGCGGGCGCGCTCCAGAAGCGGCGCCAGGCGCGACGGAGGGCGGAGCTGCGCACGCTCCTGGTCGAGGAATTCGCGGGGCGCGTGATGGCCGCGGTCGAGCGGGACCCGGAGCTGATCGCGGTGGTCGATGCCGTGGCGGGCGGTACGCTGGACGCCTACTCCGGGGTGGAGCGCATCCTGGCGCGGCTCCTGCGCCAGCCTTGA